A section of the Amycolatopsis sp. AA4 genome encodes:
- a CDS encoding PLP-dependent cysteine synthase family protein, with the protein MARYESLLDALGGTPLVGLPRLSPTDEVRLWAKLEDRNPTGSIKDRPALAMIEAAERDGILRRGSTILEPTSGNTGISLAMAAKLKGYGLVCVMPENTSAERKQLLQAYGARIVFSPAAGGSNEAVRRAKELAKQNPDWVMLYQYGNPANADAHYRGTGPELLKDLPTLTHFVGGLGTTGTLVGVGRYLHEHKPDVQVIAAEPRYGELVYGLRNLDEGFVPELYDESVLNGRYSVGAYDALRRTRELLEHEGIFAGISTGAVLHAALGVAEKAAARGEKADVAFVVADAGWKYLSTGAYSGSLDEAAERLDGQLWA; encoded by the coding sequence ATGGCTCGCTACGAGTCCCTCCTCGACGCTCTCGGCGGCACCCCGCTGGTAGGCCTGCCCCGGCTGTCGCCGACCGACGAGGTGCGGCTGTGGGCGAAGCTCGAGGACCGCAATCCGACCGGCTCGATCAAGGACCGGCCCGCGCTGGCCATGATCGAGGCGGCGGAGCGGGACGGCATCCTGCGCCGCGGGTCCACGATCCTCGAACCGACCTCGGGCAACACCGGGATTTCGCTGGCCATGGCCGCGAAGCTCAAGGGCTACGGCCTGGTGTGCGTGATGCCGGAGAACACCTCGGCCGAACGCAAGCAGCTGTTGCAGGCGTACGGCGCGCGGATCGTGTTCTCGCCGGCCGCGGGCGGTTCGAACGAGGCCGTGCGGCGCGCCAAGGAGCTGGCGAAGCAGAACCCGGACTGGGTGATGCTGTACCAGTACGGCAATCCGGCCAACGCGGACGCGCACTATCGCGGGACCGGGCCGGAGCTGCTGAAGGACCTGCCGACGCTGACGCATTTCGTCGGCGGTCTCGGGACGACCGGGACGCTGGTGGGCGTGGGCCGGTACCTGCACGAGCACAAGCCGGACGTCCAGGTCATCGCGGCGGAGCCCCGCTACGGCGAGCTGGTGTACGGCCTGCGGAACCTCGACGAGGGTTTCGTGCCGGAGCTGTACGACGAAAGTGTGCTCAACGGACGCTATTCGGTGGGGGCGTACGACGCTCTCCGGCGGACGCGGGAACTGCTGGAGCACGAGGGCATTTTCGCCGGGATCTCCACCGGCGCGGTGCTGCACGCCGCGCTCGGGGTCGCGGAGAAGGCCGCGGCTCGCGGCGAGAAGGCGGACGTGGCCTTCGTGGTCGCGGACGCCGGCTGG
- a CDS encoding MoaD/ThiS family protein — translation MAVTVSIPTILRTHTGGEKSVEASGKTVLEIIDDVESRHAGLKARLVKEEKLHRFINVYVNDEDVRFSGGLDAEVKDGDTLTILPAVAGGAR, via the coding sequence ATGGCCGTGACCGTGTCCATCCCGACCATCCTGCGCACCCACACCGGCGGCGAGAAGTCCGTCGAGGCGTCGGGCAAGACTGTCCTCGAGATCATCGACGACGTCGAGTCGCGGCACGCCGGGCTGAAGGCTCGCCTGGTCAAGGAGGAGAAGCTGCACCGCTTCATCAACGTCTACGTCAACGACGAGGACGTGCGTTTCTCCGGCGGGCTCGACGCCGAGGTCAAGGACGGCGACACCCTCACCATCCTGCCCGCCGTCGCGGGCGGCGCGCGCTGA
- a CDS encoding Mov34/MPN/PAD-1 family protein has protein sequence MLRIRRELVDEIVAHARRDHPDEACGVVAGPAGSDRPERFIPMLNAARSPTFYEFDSGDLLKLYREMDANDEVPVVIYHSHTATEAYPSRTDANIAAEPDAHYVLVSTREPDSHEFRSYRIVDAEITEEPVEIID, from the coding sequence GTGCTCCGGATCCGCCGTGAACTCGTCGACGAGATCGTCGCCCACGCCCGCCGTGACCACCCCGACGAAGCGTGCGGGGTGGTGGCCGGTCCTGCCGGTTCGGACCGCCCCGAGCGGTTCATCCCGATGCTGAACGCGGCCCGCTCGCCGACGTTCTACGAGTTCGACTCGGGCGACCTGCTCAAGCTGTACCGCGAGATGGACGCGAACGACGAGGTCCCGGTGGTCATCTACCACTCGCACACCGCGACCGAGGCCTATCCGTCGCGCACCGACGCGAACATCGCCGCCGAACCCGACGCGCACTACGTGCTCGTCTCGACAAGAGAGCCCGATTCGCACGAGTTCCGCTCGTACCGGATCGTGGACGCCGAGATCACCGAGGAGCCGGTCGAGATCATCGACTGA
- a CDS encoding P1 family peptidase: protein MGAGDADPGADRLTGGKITDVPGVLVGHHQRLGDGWASGTTVVLVPDGATGAVDQRGGAPGTRETNLLEPENLVQQVNAVCLSGGSAYGLAAADGVMRWLSERNYGFPVGAQPYEVVPIVPAAVLFDLPRSAWGNRPDADFGYAACEAAGEAVAMGTVGAGSGAVVGSLKGGIGTASEVVGDVTVGAIAAVNAAGQAVDFATGRAFAADHEVNGEFGVHWPDRPGEVPSQRTDLNTTIGVVACDAALTKAEARRLTVAAQDGLARAVRPAHSMFDGDTVFALATGAQQLPGEPGSFAVAARAGALDALCAAAARVFARAMVHGLLSATPAAGVPAYRDVWPEALPVRTGP from the coding sequence ATGGGTGCAGGAGACGCTGATCCAGGCGCTGACCGGCTGACCGGCGGGAAAATCACCGACGTCCCCGGCGTGCTCGTAGGCCATCACCAGCGGCTCGGCGACGGCTGGGCTTCCGGAACCACTGTCGTGCTCGTTCCGGACGGCGCGACCGGCGCGGTCGATCAGCGCGGCGGCGCGCCCGGCACGCGCGAAACCAACCTGCTGGAGCCGGAAAACCTGGTGCAGCAGGTGAACGCGGTCTGCCTGTCCGGCGGAAGCGCGTACGGGCTGGCGGCGGCGGACGGTGTGATGCGGTGGCTGTCCGAGCGGAATTACGGGTTTCCCGTTGGCGCACAGCCGTATGAGGTGGTGCCGATCGTGCCCGCGGCGGTGCTGTTCGACCTGCCGCGCAGTGCGTGGGGCAATCGGCCGGACGCCGATTTCGGTTACGCCGCTTGCGAAGCGGCCGGGGAAGCCGTCGCGATGGGCACCGTCGGCGCGGGCTCGGGCGCGGTCGTCGGTTCGCTGAAGGGCGGCATCGGGACGGCGAGCGAGGTAGTCGGCGACGTGACCGTCGGCGCGATCGCCGCGGTGAACGCGGCGGGCCAGGCAGTGGATTTCGCGACAGGTCGGGCTTTTGCCGCGGATCACGAAGTGAACGGCGAGTTCGGCGTCCACTGGCCGGACCGGCCGGGCGAGGTGCCGAGCCAGCGGACCGATCTGAACACCACGATCGGAGTGGTGGCTTGCGACGCGGCGTTGACGAAGGCGGAGGCACGCCGGTTGACGGTCGCCGCGCAGGACGGGCTGGCGCGCGCGGTGCGCCCGGCGCACTCGATGTTCGACGGCGACACTGTGTTCGCGCTGGCAACGGGTGCGCAGCAGCTGCCGGGGGAGCCCGGGTCGTTCGCGGTGGCGGCGCGAGCGGGCGCGTTGGACGCGTTGTGCGCGGCGGCGGCGCGGGTGTTCGCGCGGGCGATGGTGCACGGACTGCTGTCCGCGACCCCCGCGGCTGGCGTCCCGGCTTACCGGGACGTGTGGCCGGAGGCGCTGCCGGTCAGAACGGGTCCTTAG
- a CDS encoding DUF2017 domain-containing protein has translation MKAWRRKGDAILAGFEQQEAAVLRGLVGQLEDMLTARAEEAPQDELAELTGIRTGPAESPDDPVLSRLLPDFHRLDPDNPSREDLDSAAAMRSLHEPELLEKKVGVAKIVLDTLPRDGGSVKLTFEQADAWLGALNDVRLALGTALDVTEDMPDELPEDDPRAPHLGVYHWLTWVQETLIQALTG, from the coding sequence GTGAAGGCCTGGCGGCGCAAGGGGGACGCCATCCTCGCCGGGTTCGAGCAGCAGGAGGCCGCGGTGCTGCGCGGGCTCGTCGGGCAGCTCGAGGACATGCTCACCGCGCGGGCCGAGGAGGCCCCGCAGGACGAACTTGCCGAGCTGACCGGGATCCGCACCGGGCCCGCCGAATCGCCGGACGACCCGGTGCTGTCGCGGCTGCTGCCGGACTTCCACCGGCTCGACCCGGACAACCCGAGCCGCGAGGACCTCGATTCGGCGGCGGCGATGCGGTCGCTGCACGAGCCGGAGCTGCTGGAGAAGAAGGTCGGCGTCGCGAAGATCGTGCTCGACACGCTCCCGCGCGACGGCGGTTCGGTGAAGCTGACCTTCGAACAGGCCGACGCCTGGCTCGGCGCGCTGAACGACGTCCGGCTCGCGCTGGGCACGGCGCTCGACGTCACCGAGGACATGCCCGACGAACTGCCGGAAGACGACCCCCGCGCGCCCCATCTCGGCGTCTACCATTGGCTCACATGGGTGCAGGAGACGCTGATCCAGGCGCTGACCGGCTGA
- the clpS gene encoding ATP-dependent Clp protease adapter ClpS — protein sequence MSTPVASEQTQVDPLGAELAESDQPWRTIVWNDPVNLMSYVTYVFQKLFGYSRDHATKLMLDVHNKGRAIVSSGSKEKVETDVAKLHAAGLWATMEQPS from the coding sequence ATGTCCACGCCTGTCGCATCCGAACAGACGCAGGTCGATCCACTCGGGGCCGAACTGGCCGAATCCGACCAGCCCTGGCGGACGATCGTCTGGAACGATCCGGTCAACCTGATGTCGTACGTGACGTACGTCTTCCAGAAGCTGTTCGGCTACAGCCGGGACCACGCCACGAAGCTGATGCTCGACGTGCACAACAAGGGCAGGGCGATCGTGTCGTCCGGTTCGAAGGAGAAGGTGGAGACCGACGTGGCGAAGCTGCACGCGGCGGGCCTGTGGGCGACCATGGAACAGCCCTCGTGA
- a CDS encoding nicotinate phosphoribosyltransferase produces MGSPEPVTSASTALLTDHYELTMLASALADGTADRPCVFEVFARRLPDGRRYGVVAGTARVLDAIADFRFTDAELAMLEQTAVVDPETLAWLADYEFRGDIDGYREGDLYFPGSPILTVTGTFAEAVVLETLVLSILNHDSAIASAAARMSGAAHGRPIIEMGGRRTHEYAAVAAARAAYLAGFATTSNLEAGRRYGIPTRGTVAHAFMLLHDSEEAAFRAQVSKMGADTTLLVDTYDITAGIEAAVRVAGPELGAIRIDSGDVGPLARKARDQLDALGAKDTRIVVSGDLDEHAIAALRAEPVDAYGVGTSVVTGSGAPTAGMVYKLVEVDGRPVAKRSAHKESRGGRKHALRRHRSTGTAVEEVVWTAASGRPEPGENDVDLQIPLVRGGAPVDDLPTLDDARARLRRAQVSLPWEGLKLSHGEPAIPTTFL; encoded by the coding sequence ATGGGTTCCCCCGAGCCGGTCACCAGCGCCAGCACGGCGCTGCTCACCGACCACTACGAGCTGACCATGCTGGCGAGCGCGCTCGCGGACGGGACGGCCGACCGGCCGTGCGTGTTCGAGGTCTTCGCGCGAAGGCTTCCCGACGGCCGCCGCTACGGCGTCGTCGCGGGCACCGCGCGCGTGCTCGACGCGATCGCCGACTTCCGGTTCACCGACGCCGAACTGGCCATGCTGGAGCAGACCGCGGTCGTCGACCCGGAAACGCTGGCGTGGCTGGCGGACTACGAGTTCCGCGGCGACATCGACGGCTACCGCGAAGGCGACCTGTACTTCCCCGGTTCGCCGATCCTCACCGTGACCGGCACTTTCGCCGAGGCCGTGGTGCTGGAGACGCTGGTGCTGTCGATCCTCAACCACGACAGCGCGATCGCGTCCGCGGCGGCGCGGATGTCCGGCGCGGCGCACGGCAGGCCGATCATCGAGATGGGCGGGCGGCGCACGCACGAGTACGCCGCGGTCGCCGCCGCGCGCGCCGCCTACCTGGCCGGATTCGCCACCACGTCGAACCTCGAAGCGGGCCGCCGCTACGGAATTCCCACCCGCGGCACCGTCGCGCACGCGTTCATGCTGCTGCACGACAGCGAGGAAGCCGCGTTCCGCGCGCAGGTCAGCAAAATGGGCGCGGACACCACTCTCCTGGTGGACACCTACGACATCACCGCGGGCATCGAGGCGGCCGTGCGCGTCGCCGGGCCGGAGCTGGGCGCGATCCGGATCGACTCCGGCGACGTCGGCCCGCTCGCCCGCAAGGCCCGCGACCAGCTCGACGCGCTCGGCGCGAAAGACACCCGGATCGTGGTGTCCGGCGACCTCGACGAGCACGCGATCGCGGCGCTGCGCGCGGAGCCGGTGGACGCGTACGGCGTCGGCACCTCGGTGGTCACCGGATCCGGCGCGCCGACCGCCGGGATGGTGTACAAGCTGGTCGAGGTCGACGGCCGCCCGGTCGCGAAACGCAGTGCGCACAAGGAATCCCGCGGCGGGCGCAAGCACGCGCTGCGCAGGCACCGCAGCACCGGAACCGCGGTCGAGGAAGTGGTCTGGACCGCCGCGAGCGGCCGTCCGGAACCCGGCGAAAACGATGTCGACCTGCAGATCCCCCTGGTGCGCGGAGGCGCGCCGGTGGATGATCTGCCCACACTGGACGACGCGCGCGCCCGCCTGCGGCGCGCGCAGGTGAGCCTGCCGTGGGAGGGCCTCAAGCTCTCGCACGGCGAGCCCGCGATACCGACGACTTTTCTGTAG
- a CDS encoding isochorismatase family protein, which produces MTTALIVVDVQNDFCEGGSLGLPGGAAAAAAISQRMAEGGYSHVVATRDHHIDPGDHFSDTPDFNTSWPPHCVAGTAGASFHDALDVVPVEAVFSKGEYTAAYSGFEGKSGDGKTLEEWLRAHEVTDVDVVGIATDFCVRATALDAARAGFNVQVLLDLTVGGSQPTVDATLKDFDEAGVRYTGTPALPPAS; this is translated from the coding sequence ATGACAACCGCGCTGATCGTGGTGGATGTGCAGAACGACTTCTGCGAGGGAGGCTCGCTCGGCCTGCCGGGCGGGGCGGCGGCCGCGGCGGCCATCTCGCAGCGGATGGCCGAGGGCGGGTATTCGCACGTCGTCGCCACCCGCGACCACCACATCGACCCGGGCGACCACTTCAGCGACACGCCCGACTTCAACACCAGCTGGCCGCCGCACTGCGTCGCGGGCACCGCGGGCGCGTCGTTCCACGACGCGCTGGACGTGGTGCCGGTCGAGGCGGTCTTCTCGAAGGGCGAGTACACCGCCGCGTACTCCGGTTTCGAGGGCAAGTCCGGCGACGGCAAGACGCTCGAGGAATGGCTTCGCGCGCACGAGGTGACCGACGTCGACGTCGTCGGCATCGCGACGGACTTCTGTGTGCGTGCCACCGCTCTCGATGCCGCTCGGGCCGGGTTCAACGTGCAGGTCCTGCTGGACCTGACTGTCGGCGGTTCACAGCCGACGGTGGACGCGACGCTGAAGGACTTCGACGAGGCGGGGGTGCGCTACACCGGCACGCCCGCGCTGCCGCCTGCCTCGTGA
- a CDS encoding choice-of-anchor P family protein encodes MRGRILLVTGVFLATAPGVAHAGPPTSTGWGSAGSLDVLVDSEHVVTGELARCDADGPASARTTGGAAGDVAVFGFGGTTCERKGQLATVQTGGQRFESDLLTRYGGPELKVRTYSVGCATTTDSGSTGSMSIGEVSGFTVPSSIPANYRITIPGGAAGTALATITLNETVTPQPADGSLVTHAVHVKLFPQGGPASGDIYLGTAACNPYGKGGAPAL; translated from the coding sequence ATGCGCGGACGGATCCTGCTGGTCACCGGGGTTTTCCTGGCGACGGCTCCGGGGGTGGCGCACGCCGGTCCGCCGACGTCCACCGGCTGGGGTTCCGCGGGCAGCCTCGACGTGCTGGTGGACTCCGAACACGTCGTCACCGGCGAGCTGGCGCGCTGCGACGCCGACGGTCCGGCTTCGGCGCGCACCACCGGCGGCGCGGCGGGCGACGTCGCGGTGTTCGGCTTCGGCGGCACGACCTGCGAACGGAAGGGCCAGCTCGCGACGGTGCAGACCGGCGGGCAGCGGTTCGAATCCGACCTGCTCACCCGGTACGGCGGACCGGAGCTGAAGGTCCGCACGTACTCGGTCGGCTGCGCCACCACGACCGATTCGGGCAGCACCGGCTCGATGTCGATCGGCGAGGTCTCCGGCTTCACCGTGCCGTCCTCGATCCCGGCGAACTACCGGATCACGATCCCCGGCGGCGCGGCGGGCACGGCACTGGCCACGATCACGCTGAACGAGACCGTGACGCCGCAGCCCGCCGACGGCAGCCTGGTCACGCACGCGGTGCACGTGAAGCTGTTCCCGCAGGGCGGTCCGGCCAGCGGGGACATCTACCTCGGCACCGCGGCGTGCAACCCGTACGGCAAGGGCGGCGCACCAGCCTTGTGA
- a CDS encoding biotin transporter BioY, translating into MSSLSLPARRQVLADLVPGTLVRDLALVAGGAVLTGAAAQLIIPIPGTPVPMTGQTFAALLVGATLGMRRGAASLLLYLLVGAAGVPWFQGGTSGLSGASAGYIVGFVFAGALVGALARRGGDRTPLRTAGTMVLGNVVIYAFGVPWLMAATGFDLATAFDKGVTPFLVGDVLKTVVAAGVLPLAWTAVSRFRKED; encoded by the coding sequence GTGTCGTCACTGTCTCTCCCGGCCCGCCGTCAGGTGCTGGCCGACCTCGTGCCCGGCACCCTGGTGCGCGACCTGGCGCTCGTCGCCGGCGGCGCCGTGCTCACCGGCGCGGCCGCGCAGCTGATCATCCCGATTCCGGGCACGCCGGTCCCGATGACCGGCCAGACGTTCGCCGCGCTGCTCGTCGGCGCGACGCTCGGCATGCGCCGCGGCGCCGCCTCGCTGCTGCTGTACTTGCTCGTCGGCGCGGCCGGCGTGCCGTGGTTCCAGGGCGGCACCTCCGGGCTGTCCGGCGCCTCGGCCGGGTACATCGTCGGGTTCGTGTTCGCCGGTGCGCTCGTGGGCGCGCTCGCCCGCCGCGGCGGCGACCGCACCCCGCTGCGCACGGCGGGGACCATGGTGCTCGGCAACGTCGTGATCTACGCGTTCGGCGTGCCGTGGCTGATGGCCGCCACCGGATTCGATCTCGCCACCGCTTTCGACAAGGGCGTCACGCCGTTTCTCGTGGGCGACGTGCTGAAGACCGTGGTCGCGGCCGGCGTGCTGCCGCTCGCGTGGACCGCGGTTTCGCGGTTCCGCAAGGAAGACTGA
- a CDS encoding ATP-dependent DNA helicase, which translates to MPARTDFPGVLELLTHAVESVGGAERPGQVKMADAVGHAIRTGEHLAVQAGTGTGKSLAYLVPAIRHAVEKDTTVVVSTATIALQRQLVDRDLPRLAKALKKPLGREPTFAILKGRRNYLCLHRLDTGPADEPEDAQLFDPFAVSRLGKEVTRLHEWVSDTETGDRDELVPGVSDQAWRQVSVTARECLGAAKCPVGTDCFAERARAEAGKADVVVTNHALLAIDALQGYQVLPDHDLVIIDEAHDLVDRVTSVATGELTSAMVSAAARRCGKLIDAGIADRLLESSDGLALILDDIPAGRLDALPRPLQGAIPAVRDAAKECLTALGSDRKEDVGEATARKLARSLLEEVHDTAVRLLDAYDEDLAHQRDVVWLTGDKYSANPRPPALKVAPLGVAGLLRERVFNQHTTVLTSATLTLGGEFDTMARQWGLPPGGARVVKSPGTATDKEAPSDEDTGPKWTGLDVGSPFDHRRNGILYLAKHLPPPGRDGLAESTMDELAGLVEAAGGRTLGLFSSMRAAKQAAEAMRERLDHPILCQGDDATPLLVRQFAEDARTCLFGTLTLWQGVDVPGPSLQLVVVDRIPFPRPDDPVQSARQRAVEARGGNGFLTVAATHAALLLAQGTGRLHRSVTDRGVVAVLDSRLATARYGGFLRASLPPFWPTTDPQVARDALKRLDAAAPA; encoded by the coding sequence GTGCCCGCCCGAACCGATTTCCCCGGCGTCCTCGAACTCCTCACCCACGCGGTGGAGTCCGTCGGCGGCGCCGAACGCCCCGGCCAGGTGAAGATGGCCGATGCCGTCGGCCACGCCATCCGCACCGGCGAGCACCTCGCCGTGCAAGCGGGAACGGGCACCGGCAAATCGCTGGCGTACCTCGTGCCCGCGATCCGGCACGCGGTGGAGAAAGACACCACCGTCGTCGTCTCCACGGCCACCATCGCGCTGCAGCGCCAGCTGGTCGACCGTGATCTCCCGCGCCTGGCGAAGGCGCTCAAGAAGCCGCTCGGGCGCGAACCGACCTTCGCGATCCTCAAGGGCCGCCGCAACTATCTGTGCCTGCACCGCCTCGACACCGGCCCGGCCGACGAACCCGAGGACGCGCAGCTCTTCGACCCGTTCGCGGTGTCCCGCCTCGGCAAGGAAGTCACGCGGCTGCACGAGTGGGTGTCGGACACCGAAACCGGAGACCGCGACGAGCTGGTGCCCGGCGTGTCCGACCAGGCGTGGCGGCAGGTTTCCGTCACCGCGCGGGAATGTCTCGGCGCCGCGAAGTGCCCGGTCGGCACCGATTGCTTCGCCGAACGCGCGCGAGCCGAGGCGGGCAAAGCCGATGTCGTGGTCACCAACCACGCGCTGCTGGCCATCGACGCGTTGCAGGGCTACCAGGTGCTGCCGGACCACGACCTGGTGATCATCGACGAGGCGCACGACCTGGTCGACCGGGTCACGTCGGTCGCGACCGGCGAACTGACCAGCGCCATGGTGTCCGCCGCCGCGCGCCGCTGCGGAAAGCTGATCGACGCGGGCATCGCGGACCGGCTGCTGGAGTCGTCGGACGGGCTCGCGCTGATCCTCGACGACATCCCGGCCGGAAGGCTCGACGCGCTGCCGCGTCCGTTGCAGGGCGCGATCCCGGCGGTGCGCGACGCGGCGAAGGAATGCCTCACCGCGCTGGGCTCGGATCGCAAGGAAGACGTCGGCGAGGCCACCGCGCGCAAGCTGGCGCGGTCGCTGCTCGAAGAAGTGCACGACACCGCGGTGCGGCTGCTCGACGCGTACGACGAGGATCTGGCGCACCAGCGCGACGTCGTCTGGCTGACCGGCGACAAGTATTCGGCGAACCCGCGGCCGCCCGCGTTGAAGGTCGCGCCGCTCGGCGTCGCGGGATTGTTGCGAGAGCGCGTGTTCAACCAGCACACCACCGTGCTGACCTCGGCGACGCTGACCCTCGGCGGCGAATTCGACACGATGGCCCGGCAATGGGGTCTCCCACCGGGCGGCGCGCGCGTGGTGAAGTCGCCGGGCACGGCCACCGACAAGGAAGCGCCGTCGGACGAGGACACCGGCCCGAAGTGGACCGGACTGGACGTCGGCTCGCCGTTCGACCACCGCCGCAACGGCATCCTGTACCTGGCCAAACACCTGCCGCCGCCGGGCCGCGACGGCCTCGCTGAGTCCACAATGGACGAACTGGCCGGACTGGTCGAAGCCGCGGGCGGCCGTACGCTGGGCCTGTTCTCCTCGATGCGCGCGGCGAAACAGGCCGCGGAGGCGATGCGGGAACGGCTCGACCACCCGATCCTCTGCCAGGGCGACGACGCCACGCCGTTGCTCGTGCGGCAGTTCGCCGAAGACGCGCGCACCTGCCTGTTCGGCACGCTGACGCTGTGGCAGGGCGTGGACGTGCCGGGTCCGTCGCTGCAGCTCGTGGTGGTGGACCGGATCCCGTTCCCCCGCCCGGACGATCCGGTGCAGTCAGCTCGCCAACGCGCGGTAGAAGCCCGAGGCGGCAACGGATTCCTCACCGTCGCCGCCACGCACGCCGCGCTTCTGCTGGCCCAGGGCACCGGCCGCCTGCACCGGTCGGTCACCGACCGCGGCGTAGTGGCGGTACTGGATTCCCGTTTGGCCACCGCCCGCTACGGCGGTTTCCTGCGCGCGTCGCTGCCGCCGTTCTGGCCGACGACAGATCCGCAGGTCGCCCGCGACGCACTGAAGCGACTCGACGCGGCCGCGCCCGCCTGA
- a CDS encoding OsmC family protein, with the protein MTLEVQREGTHSFVGRNERGAEVRLGRAGAEGAFSPAELLQIAAAGCSAVTAEQLITRRVGEDSKFRVSVTADRREGASELDAVHVAFDVDVSSLDEAQREALAGAVDRAIERLCTVSRTLKKAIPVTETFPTA; encoded by the coding sequence ATGACCTTGGAAGTACAGCGCGAAGGCACGCACAGTTTCGTGGGCCGCAACGAGCGCGGCGCGGAAGTGCGCTTGGGTCGGGCCGGCGCGGAAGGCGCGTTCTCCCCAGCGGAACTCCTGCAGATCGCGGCCGCGGGCTGCTCCGCGGTGACAGCGGAACAGCTGATCACGCGCCGGGTGGGCGAGGATTCGAAGTTCCGGGTCTCGGTGACCGCCGACCGGCGCGAAGGAGCCTCGGAACTGGACGCGGTGCACGTCGCGTTCGACGTCGACGTGTCGTCGCTCGACGAGGCCCAGCGAGAAGCCCTGGCGGGCGCGGTGGACCGGGCGATCGAGCGGCTGTGCACGGTGAGCCGGACCCTGAAGAAGGCCATTCCGGTGACGGAGACCTTCCCGACCGCCTGA
- a CDS encoding peptidyl-tRNA hydrolase, producing the protein MNPLLEPLRSRYASWLGLPAEDTSDTSDENPDEVRAMPIILRIERAEPPGRTALLEAAAAAALAVCLDERAEPGGEWAEPVHAWLDNRIRKVARRARSAHWQAVLDLPGITVEVDGAEARALVPGLVKEAPKEVSRLQISGSELPADTPGPAPADVPLLMLNPDVPMTVGKASAQVGHATMILASLLPDDELAAWAAKDYRVAVRTPSPARWKELCPLEDPEAGWRDDRVVAVRDAGFTEVDPGTITVLAQQPGTSA; encoded by the coding sequence GTGAACCCTCTGCTCGAACCGCTGCGCAGCCGGTACGCCTCGTGGCTCGGCCTGCCCGCCGAGGACACCTCGGACACGTCCGACGAGAACCCGGACGAGGTCCGCGCGATGCCGATCATCCTGCGGATCGAACGCGCCGAACCGCCCGGCCGCACCGCGCTGCTCGAAGCGGCGGCCGCGGCGGCGCTGGCGGTGTGCCTGGACGAACGCGCCGAGCCCGGCGGCGAATGGGCCGAGCCGGTGCACGCGTGGCTCGACAACCGCATCCGGAAGGTCGCGCGCCGGGCCCGCAGCGCGCACTGGCAGGCGGTGCTCGACCTGCCGGGCATCACCGTCGAGGTCGACGGCGCGGAGGCGCGGGCGCTCGTGCCCGGGCTGGTCAAGGAGGCCCCGAAAGAGGTCTCGCGACTGCAGATCTCCGGCAGCGAACTGCCCGCCGACACTCCCGGCCCGGCCCCGGCGGACGTCCCGCTGCTGATGCTGAACCCGGACGTCCCGATGACCGTCGGCAAGGCGTCCGCGCAGGTCGGGCACGCCACGATGATCCTCGCGTCGCTGCTGCCGGACGACGAACTGGCGGCCTGGGCGGCGAAGGACTACCGGGTCGCGGTCCGCACGCCCAGCCCGGCCCGGTGGAAGGAACTGTGCCCGCTCGAGGACCCGGAGGCGGGCTGGCGGGACGACCGCGTCGTCGCCGTCCGGGACGCGGGATTCACCGAGGTCGACCCCGGCACGATCACCGTGCTGGCGCAGCAGCCCGGAACATCGGCGTGA